The Pirellulales bacterium genome includes a window with the following:
- a CDS encoding BBP7 family outer membrane beta-barrel protein translates to MIRVAVLIAAIAQFAVVAWGQSPRAPTPTKGVVDSYYLKRQQAKAAAVENTPAAAISQVSAPSLGPSFGFGADESAASELIDPQVAVLPQSANNRINALMASTQGNVPAPQMMHYASTNNDYSAGEEVPSAPQAGGDEEYVDGDCDGYGSPQQMSSFMAAVRSVPTTNVLWNEIYSCRSMWADFDYLGFWVKGNHVPPLVTTSPLGTPQNQAGVLGQPGTSILFGDQRLNTDMRSGGRVTLGAWLVGDVLAVEGNYYALGTETTNYNATSIFSNGSTSDPILARPYFNPAPPTLTPPPPHLPAQPPAQSALLVAYPNFVGPGGGTLNLDGSIHITSSSSIQSANVLLKRLIGVNLLHDHRMFLVGGYRWFRTEEGIQIQDNINTVGGGLPAGAGFQNLDSFGVKNNFNGGDIGLFSDIRKGRWVLETTGKIALGNMNEIVNIDGFTRVRTGTTSTDYAGGLLTQPSNMGVYRRNQFSMIPELNLKLGYQITPGWRATVGYNFTYITRLVRPGNEIDFVVNPPYTPGAPQVVARPMFLNNPTDMWLQGFTTGFEYRW, encoded by the coding sequence ATGATCCGCGTCGCAGTTTTGATAGCGGCCATTGCCCAGTTCGCTGTGGTCGCCTGGGGACAATCCCCCCGGGCCCCCACTCCGACCAAGGGCGTGGTCGACTCGTATTACCTCAAACGGCAGCAAGCGAAAGCTGCGGCTGTCGAGAACACGCCGGCCGCGGCGATCAGCCAGGTATCGGCGCCCTCTCTGGGCCCCTCGTTTGGCTTCGGAGCGGACGAGTCCGCGGCTTCGGAGCTTATTGATCCTCAGGTCGCCGTACTTCCGCAATCGGCGAACAACCGCATCAATGCCTTGATGGCAAGTACACAAGGGAATGTCCCCGCGCCGCAAATGATGCACTACGCATCCACGAACAACGACTACTCCGCAGGCGAAGAGGTGCCATCAGCACCTCAAGCCGGCGGCGACGAGGAATACGTCGACGGCGACTGCGACGGCTACGGTTCGCCGCAGCAAATGAGCAGTTTCATGGCGGCGGTCCGCTCCGTGCCTACGACCAACGTCTTGTGGAACGAGATTTACTCGTGCCGCTCGATGTGGGCCGATTTCGACTACCTGGGCTTCTGGGTCAAGGGAAATCACGTTCCCCCCTTGGTCACCACCAGCCCGCTGGGCACTCCGCAAAACCAGGCCGGCGTTCTGGGCCAGCCGGGTACGAGCATCCTGTTCGGCGACCAACGGCTGAATACGGACATGCGCAGCGGCGGCCGCGTTACCCTGGGCGCATGGCTCGTGGGCGACGTGCTGGCCGTGGAAGGTAATTACTACGCCCTCGGCACCGAGACGACGAACTACAACGCCACGTCGATCTTCAGTAACGGATCCACGTCGGACCCTATCTTGGCCCGTCCCTACTTCAATCCAGCCCCGCCGACACTCACGCCGCCGCCGCCGCATTTACCGGCGCAGCCGCCGGCCCAATCGGCGCTGCTGGTAGCGTACCCGAACTTCGTGGGGCCGGGCGGTGGCACGTTGAATCTCGACGGTAGCATCCATATCACCTCGTCCAGCTCGATCCAGTCGGCCAATGTGCTGCTCAAACGCTTGATCGGCGTCAACCTGCTGCACGACCATCGCATGTTCCTCGTGGGCGGCTACCGCTGGTTCCGCACTGAGGAAGGCATTCAAATTCAGGACAACATCAATACCGTCGGTGGCGGACTGCCGGCTGGCGCAGGCTTTCAAAACCTGGATAGTTTCGGGGTAAAGAACAATTTCAACGGTGGCGATATCGGGCTGTTCAGCGATATCCGCAAGGGCCGCTGGGTGCTGGAAACGACCGGCAAGATCGCCCTGGGCAACATGAATGAAATCGTCAACATCGACGGGTTCACGCGCGTTCGCACCGGCACCACATCGACCGACTATGCCGGCGGCCTACTCACACAGCCCAGCAACATGGGCGTCTATCGCCGCAACCAGTTCTCGATGATTCCGGAGCTGAACCTGAAGCTCGGCTATCAGATCACGCCCGGCTGGCGGGCCACGGTCGGTTACAACTTCACGTACATCACGCGGCTGGTACGACCGGGGAACGAGATCGATTTCGTCGTCAATCCGCCCTATACGCCCGGTGCGCCGCAAGTCGTCGCACGGCCGATGTTCCTCAACAACCCGACCGACATGTGGCTGCAGGGCTTTACGACCGGCTTCGAGTATCGCTGGTAG